In the Candidatus Dependentiae bacterium genome, ATTCGCAACGCTTACACAGTTGCTTGTCATGGGTACTGATGCACCAATGCCAACAACGTGGGCATTTAACCCCATCGGCATGCTCAACCTTGAGCGACAACCAGTTAAGATCGGTTGACTGACAGTCGCCAAGTGACGAAACAAACTCAACATGTGAAACAATGAGCCAGTCTTTGAAGAATTTATTCACATCTTCAAGCGATTTATGTTCTTGTACAAATTCATTGAACAGGTCGCGTATGCCCTCAATCTTGGTGACGTGTATAGTCACTTTTGCCTCGAGTGAATGCTTGACGACACCCTGCTCACGCAATGGTTCAATTGCCTTGAGCACTGCAGCGCGCAATTCATGCAGCATGATCCAGAAGCCTTGCATTTTCACGGTCGACTCAACACGCGACTGACCAAGTGGTACACGTAGATGATCAACCGGACGCAACTCTTCCCAAATATCTCGACAAGGGGCAAAGTCGGTCAAATGAACAGAATCTTGATCAAGCCCAACATGATCGGCAATTTCTTCTGCAGTAAATGACATAATCGGCGCGAGCAAACGAACAAGCACCTGGAGCATATGATACATAACCGTTTGGGCCGAACGCCGAGGATGACCATCAGCTTTTTCACAGTACAAACGATCCTTGATAACGTCCAAGTAAACAGCACTCAAATCGTTGGCACAATAATTATTCACCAGCTGCACAATGCTTGAGAAATGATACTGCGCGTAAGCATCTTGAACTTTTGCATTGAGCTCATGAAGCTGCGCCAAAGCAAATTGATCCAAACTCAAAAGACTTTCTAACGCAACCAGATCTTTTGATGCATCAAAGTCATACAAATTTGAAATAAGAAATCGGCAGGTGTTACGAATTTTTCGATACACTTCCGCCATATTTTTAAGCACTTTTTCAGAAATAACAATGTCGTCTTGATAATCGGCACTGGCAACCCACAAGCGCAAAATATCGCGGCTGTACTGCTTGATTACTTCATTGGGCGCAACTACGTTGCCAACCGACTTGGACATTTTGTGCTTTTTTTCATCAACCACAAAACCGTGTGTTAACAACGCTTTGTACGGAGCTTTGCCCTCAATCACCATTGCACAGAGCAAAGAGCTTTGAAACCAGCCTCGATGCTGATCGGACCCTTCAAGGTACAAGTCTGCAGGAAACCCTAACATGTTGGAATCTTGAGCAAGCACGGCATAGCTGCTTGCACCGGAGTCGAACCAAACATCAAGAATATCCTCTTCTTTAACAAAAGAGCTTACATCGTTGTTGCCACAACTTGCGCATGCAAAGTCTGGCTTGAGTAAACCTTCTTCAAGAAGATCGGTAATGGTCACCCAATCCCAATATTCAACACCTTGATGCGCAACGCGGTCTGCAACTTTGGCAATAAATTCTGCATCCAAGTATGCCCAATTACAGGTGCCGCATAACAAAGCTGGAATCGGAACGCCCCATTGGCGCTGACGCGAAATGCACCACTCGGTTCTGTTGCCAACAAATGATAAAAGACGCTGCTTACCCCACGCAGGAATAAATTCAATATACTCAAGCTCGTGCAACGCTTTAGAAACAAGATCATTTTTTTGCAGATCACAAAACCACTGATCGGTTGCTCTGAAAATCAACCCATTGTGACAACGCCAGCAATGTGGATATGAGTGAGTAAGGGAGGTTTTATGAAGCAAGCGCCCTTTTTGTGCCAATGCCTTGAGTACCCAAAATTGCCCATCGGCAACCGGCATTCCCTCAAGCTCTGCAGGCATGATGCCAAAGGTATATTTTCCATCATCGGAGACTGGTGAGAAAATTTCTAAATTATTTTTAATACCAAGCAAGTAATCGTCTGGCCCGCAACCCGGCGCACAATGCAAAACAGCTGTTCCTTCATTGGCCAAAATTGATTCATCAAGCAGAACCGGAACGGTGACATGGTCAATGAGGGGATGATAGACACGCTTGTCCTGAAACACAACGGCATCAAATTCTGCAACAACCTGCTTTTCAATAGTAAGCATCTGACAAATTTTATCAGCTAACTGAGCTGCAACAATAAATGCTCTGTTGGTTGTAGGCTCCTTGAGTACAACATATTCAGTGGTAGGATTGATGACAAGCGCACGGTTGAGCGGCAAAGTCCACGGCGTTGTTGTCCAGACTAAAAAATTAACTTCAAGCTCTTTGTGCTTTTCAAATGCAAAAGGGAAGGTCATGCGTGCAAGTTCGTCTGGCACGGGAAAGAGCACATAACTGGATGGATCTTTGCGATCTTGATATTCAATTTCTGCTGTTGCAAGTACCGTTTTGCACGAAGCACACCATGGCACTGTTTTGCCCTTGCGCTCAATAAAACCTTTTTTTACAAAGGTTGCAAGTGCTCGCACGGTTGATGCTTCATAGGTTGGATCCATGGTTGCATAGCGTGTTGTCTGATCTGAAAGCACGCCTAGGCTTTCAAATTCCTCTTTTTGCGCAGCTATCCAGCCAGAAGCATATTCACGGCACGCTTGCTTGACCATCGACTTATGGAGCGCATTTTCTTGGGCTTGTGTTTCAAGCTCTTTCATTACCTTGAGCTCGATGGGGAGGCCATGACAGTCCCACCCTACAACAAACGGAACGTACTTGCCGATCATGCGCTGCGACTTGCAAACGATATCTTTCAAAATTTTGTTGAGCGCATGCCCCATATGAATATGACCGTTCGCATAAGGAGGGCCATCATGCAAAACAAATTTTGTTTTGCCTTTGTTTTTCTCAACAACTTTTTGAACGATACCACGCTCTTTCCAACGCTTCAAAAGTTCTGGCTCTTTTTCATGCGCATTCGCACGAATTGAGAATTCGGTTGTTGGTAAATTTAAAGTACTTTGATAGGGGTTCTTTTGTTCTTTTTCATTCATGGTCTATTCCTGGTTAACAAAAAGGGAAACTTTTGGTCTAGTTTAACGCATTCATTGATTTGCGCCAGGGTATATGCCCCACAAAAGCGGATACATCTGACAACTCTATAATAATCAAAAATAAGAAATTCCCGAATTAGGACTTAATAATTGCTTCAAGTTGGTCAACAAGATCATAATGCTTGAAATAGATTCCAAAAAGCCTGACAGACTCCCGACTTGATAATTTCTCTCCACTTTCCTTCAGAAGAGCGATGCATGCTTTAATTGACTTTACAAGACCACTTATTTCAGATTCAGACACAAAGTTAATGCCTTGAGCCATTTTTTCAAAAATAATGTCGACCTCTTTTTGAGGCAAACACTTCAGAATAGATGCAGGTATCGCTTCTATAATCGCTTTAATTTCTGCACCCGAAAGCGTCTGGAGTAATGATTTGATTTGTGCCGGCTTATCATCTATTAGTGTTATTGACTCCTCCACCCCAGACTCAGAATCTAATAAAATCTCACTTGAAGTGGTAAAATAATTACCCCAACTAGTGAGGTCAAAGTATTCAAGCAATTCTTGCGGAATATCAACAAAAGGGATATCTCCCAGAATGACAGAATAGGCTACAAGAGCTATAATTGGCACAGCGATTGCCGTTTTATAATTAAGCAAAAAATGTATGGCTTTATTGTAGTTGCTTATCGGTCTATCTTCACGAGAATCAACCGCCTCTGCAGTTGATACACTCAGCGCAAGCAAAACTATACAAAAAAATGAATAAATATTTTTTTTAATGATCACGATACACCCAAAAGACTAGTACTTTAAAGCTAACCTAAATAGATTACCAGAGCTGGTAATGATTACAAACGAGCGCAAAATACCAGTTTATCCAAGTTTAAAGCAATATATATGACAGATACTAACCGGCAAAAGCCGGCTATAGGCGTTTGCAGAAAAATGGGTAAATTATTATACTATATGTAATAATAAGTCGTAATAATCCCCACAATCATTACTTAAAACCACAAATCGCAATACTTTATTTGAAAGATAAGACTATGAATATCTCAAAAAAAATTATGTTTTTTTTACTCCTTGCTCTTGTTTCAGGTGATGCGCTCTGGGCCGCACAACCTCAACAAATGTGCTTTAACCATGATGAGGAAACGTTTTATCTCACAAATATCGGTACTTTAAGAGATTTACTCGAAACAAAAGAGCTCAATGTTAATGCACGCGACCAAGCGGGAAGAACTTTATTAATTGCTGCCATAGAAGCCAACAGCTTAGACGTTATTGAACTTTTGGTTGCAAACGGAGTTGATATTGACCTAGGAATTGATTGCGCCGAGCAACCGCCCTTACACTGCGCCATATGGAATTTTCATAGTGGTATTGTCGAGTTTTTATTAGACCATGGAACACAACATATCAACTATCCAGATGCTGATGGCACGCTACCTCTTTGCACCGCTGCGCATGGCGGAAGGCTCATCAATGATATCGATGATAAAACTATTACACCGGAAGACCTACAAACCTATCTCCCTGTGTGCCAAGAAATGATTCGTCTTTTGGTCAGCAGGGGTGCTGATATCAATGGAAAAAATACACCGGGTGAAACAGCGCTCCACGAAGCGGTCACCTGGGGACTTCCAGAGCTTGCCAAAACGCTTATTGATTTAGGCGCTGATATCAATGCTCAGGATAGCAAAGGAAAAACACCACTTGATTATGCATATGAACGCGATAACCAAGAAATTATCTCAATTTTAACTCAACCGATTCATGCATGATAATTCATAAATAGTTCTAAAAATTAGTTCATGGAGGTTATAAAACATGAGTACTTTTTTTAAAAAAATACTTTGTCGTATTACACTATTTTTTGCGTTAGCAGTCACTCAAAATGCACAAGCAACCCCAAACTTTGATATTTTACGTGGCTTTGAACAGATTACTCAGATCCCTGACCATGCAAATCCTTATGCAGGAATGGCATTGCTTCATATGATGCCAACATATCTTAATGCACTTGATGAAGAGCAAACTCCCGCAACAAAAAATTTACTCCATCACTTATTCAAATGCCCATATCCAGAGCTTGACTCTTCACACATCTTACCGGTGACAGGAGAATTTCAAGTTGCTCACCACCTCAACCCATTACTTATTGGGGAGATAATTGCAACTATCGATTTCGCACAAAAAGATATCCCGCAAAGCATATCAGTTGAAGATACTCAACAAAAAATAATGGACCTCAAAGCTATTCTTCTTCACAAGCTGAATACTCATCTTCCAAATACATCAGAATTTCATAAAAAAAATAGACACTTTGTCGACTTGCTGATCGAATCACTCAAAGAATGCGGCTCATTAACCCTTGACGCTCGAAACGCTCGGTTAATTAATCATTTCGCATCAGGAGCTCTGCTTGCATTTCTATGCCTTATGGCGTCAGATAAAGAATCTCTTCAAGAATATTGCATCGCTTATCAAGTGGAAAAAAATAGATTAGAAGGTACTGAATTGGAAATTCAATACCCCATTGAAGAAATAGCAACCACTAAAAAAAGAAACGTCCTTATATCTTGGAACGCTGCAAAGACAATAAATTCTCAATCAATTTTTATCGACTCGCTCATCACTTTTCTTAAAAGTACCCATAATGAAATGGCTCAAATAATAGAAATTCCAGACATAAAAACACGCGGAACAAGATACCCCGTTTGCATTGAAACACTTCTGTGCAACTTGGTACAATTTACGCTTAAGAGTTCAACTTTTAAAAACAAGGAATTGAGCATAATAAACTTTTTTAAAGAATCTCAAACGCAAAATCTTGAACAACATATCACAGATTTTAGCCAACTCATTAATAATTTACCCGGATTTGTATATGGCAAAATTATAACTTCAGATGACAACGTAGTTAGTCGACATACTAAAAAATTCGACCTAGCTTCAGAAATCGATGGTTTTATACATATTGGTGACAATTTAAGTGAAAGTAAACTCACAAATTTTTTTAAAAATCGAGAAGATTTTAAAATCATTAAAGAACAAGATGGCATTGTATTCATACATTTAGGGAATAAAATTCTCGGCGTTTATAACCCTGCAAACACCTACGGGCTAGCAATACGTGCAAATCTTAATAACATTATTTCAGGGCTAGTTCATCTTCTTGAAATCAATTTTGAAGTAGATAATGCACAGCTCATGTGTAATGCCACCTATGCAAAAGAGATTTTTGACTCACTTGCACCGCTTATTGACTGGAAACTAAAAACCTTAGCTAATTTTGATAATTGTGAAACTTTAAGTATTTCTGCATCAAACAATACCGGTGGCTTAATCATCAATTTATCGGCTGTTCACGGCTTTTGCTCTTGCCCAACAGAAAGAGAACGACTACGGGGTAGAGCCAATGGTTATAGCTTAAGTCTCTTCAAATTACACTGCTCAACTCAAGAAACACAACATGCTTATAAATCACTCATCCTTCTCACCGCACTTGCTCCGTGGAATCTAGCAAAACTCATTACTATGAAAGCAGCACCAAAAAACCCTTATGGGGGCCTTCCAGGAGTTGAACCAGTAACTCAAATGATATCAGAAATTCCAGAAGGGCTTGCACGCCATCTCTATCTTGGGCAAGAAATCAACGATGAAAGTTGCGCCATAAGTATTATTGATATTTTGCAGAACGATAGAGGTTATCGATTTATTGATGTTATCAATTTTCTGCACAAAAATATTAAAGCTGCTTTATCTATTAAAACTAAACAGCTTTTAAACAACGCTCTTTGTGAATCAACATGGATTAACGAAAATCAAGAGCTTGGTGAAAAACTCAACGCTCTTGTCGTATAAAAATCATCATCAGTTAATCTCACGCGGCTCAAGGTTTTTCATAAGAACCTTGAGCCTATTTTTTTTGAAGCAATGAAGCTATTGCCAGCGATATACTACACAAAACAAGGAAGAGTAGGCACAGCGTTATAACATTTAAAAATACACTGCCTTGAAATAGAGCACTTGGCTTACCGCTTATTACGTTGACAGCGTATGAATCAAGAACAAGCTGACTTTTTTGAACAAAAATTTGAAGGGCTTGATCAAAATTAAAAAGCGAGCGCATTAGGAAAACTATACCAAAAAGCGCTCCTGTGCTGAGCAGGTAACAATCAACGCCTGGGCGATACAGATCGTTCCTCCCTACAGGCCCGCTGCGCACCAACCATGCACATACAGCAATAACAGTACATACGACGGGAATAATCAAATTACCCAATAGTTGAATCATCGGAACAAACTGTTCTGAGGCAAAAATCGCCGACGGTGTGAACCTCAACCATGATTTAAGGGCTGCAAAGCTCAGCATATTTTGATAGGGAACAACAGGATTTGCCCATGGGTTTGCATAAAATAAAACGAGAAAATTGGTAACAACGGCGCCATAAAACCAGGCAAACAAAAACATGCGTGTTATAAGTAACAATGGAACCAGCCACATGAAATATTGAGGGCAGATGCCTGAAAGGCCGAAGAGGAGCGCAAACGTAATGAGTATTGCTTGAAACGCCGTTATGCGCGATCTATAATAAAACCAGGCCAGTACCGCAATAGCTCCCAAGAAAAGAAGCCTATGTTTTAACATTGAGGCAAGCACTGAATCTTTAATCAGCCAGAAAAATGGCAGCCCAAGGACTTGGACCCCACGATTGCCGTAACGCCCAATCGTGTCTGCAAGTTTAAAAAGATTAAACCCATACCAAACCAAAAAAGCGGCTACCAAACTACATACTAGCGCAAAGCCAAAACATGCCACAAACTGAAATTTCAGGTATTTTTTTACCGATTGCGAAGCCGTTGACCAACGGAAAAACGCTTTGCAAATTTCATCTAATTTCTCTTGTGCTGGCGTAAAAAAAAATGGCAAGAAAATAAGCGAAACCGGCTTGATAAGCAGCGAAAATCCAAAGACAAAACCAAACCAGAAAAATTTGGTGTATGTATCTTGAAAATAGTCTCGAATATAAAAACTCAAAATTAAAAAAAATAAAAACAGCGCATCCCATTGACCATGAATTGAGGTAATAATAATGGGAATTGGGCACAATGCATAAGCTAAACCAGCCCATTGAGCAATTCTAGGTTGATGTTTCTTAACGATATCAATAATTAACACTGCTAAAAGCGAGTCAAAAAAAATGGGAACCAATTTCATACAGAATGCAACAGGAAGCCCCGTTTTAATAATCAAAAATCCTGGGATCCACAAAAAATAGGTCAGAACAGGAACATAGTTCCACATGGGAAATGCAAGCAAATCGTGATGTAAGGTACAGTGCGTCATCGAAATGAAGCAAGGAATATCGACGCTGCCAAAAAAAATATACCCCAGAAAGCTCCGCGTACTGAGTGCGATAAAAAATATTATAAGGCGACGTGCCCATGAATATTGAAAAAAAGATTGAGGTAATGATTGAGTTGAAAACATAGATCACTCACCATAATATTGTGTAAGCATTTTATGATAAATCTTTTCCATCATTGGACAAAAGAGTGTACTCACCGCTTTTAAATCTTGAGCACTTACTTTTGCAGAACTCACCGAAGCTGTTCCATGAATATCAGAACGATGCTTGTCAACAAATGACCCTTGTTCAGAAATCGCTTTGGCCGGCAGCTTCCAGTATGCTCCTAAAATATCAACACCTACCTTGCGATTGATGCGATAGGTTACAAAAACAAGTCGCATGGTTGCATCGTACTGTTTACCGTCAACGGTAATCGTTTTTGATGGAACATATTCCTCAACAAGAAAGTTTTTTGCTTTGCCCAGAAGCCAAAAACCATAGCAATAAGGCGACTGGTTGCTCATTTTTCTGAGTGTTTCTCGATCGTATAAGATAGTTTTCAACGTTACATCAAGCTCATCTTTTGTAACAAAAATCACTCCACGCCCGCGACTACCATCGGTTGGCTTTACAACATATAAGTCGCTATTCATCTCATCAATAATAGATTGTGCAAGTGAAGGAGTGTATCGCTTTTTGCACGGCTTACAGACGGGCCTGTATGCTTTGAGCTCATGATCTTCTTGAAATAAAAGATGCGTATTGTGCTTATTAACAATATGAGTATACGCAACTTGATTAACGAAAAGAATTGATGGAAATTTACGCCTCATCGCTTCAATGGCAGGCCGCTGATGATCTCTTCTAATAAATACAATCGCTTGATAATTTTTTAAGTTTCGCAATCCTTTTGCACGAGCATCTGCTTCAATTATGCCTTGCAGCCGTACAACACTCTGCGCAGACTGCCCACCAATGCGATCAAGCGCATCACTGCCGGTTGATTTTCCGGCATGACCAACATACCAAACTGGCAAATTAAAACGTGCCAGATAGTTCCAAAATCTCTCCCAAACACTCCCCCGCCCATACAAGGCGTCGTGTCCATTAAAGAGCGATTGCCCACAATCACCAAATTCAAGAACCTTGAGATTTTTTCCGTCATATTTTAAATCTGCTATACAAAACGAGATATCATCAGGTACTTTTTTTTCAGCTGCCAGAATAGGCAATATTGAACTCAAAATAATTACGCTCACCAGCGATAGAATTTTAGATTGCATACTGATTTTCATGATCCTTTTCCTTTTTTAAACGGTTTGAGAAAGCACCATTAAATGCCTTCTCAAACCTATCATAAGATCATGTAATCAGCTAGATCAGAAAATTCAAGGTTTCAACATACTTTGATAAAGCTTTTTCATCATAGGCTTAAAAATTTGAGAAACATGCTCCAAATCATCTGGAGTAACTTTTACTGAATTAACTGGAGCTGAACTATGAATATCAGAGCGATGTTTTTCGGTGAGGCTATTATTACTGGTTAAAGGCT is a window encoding:
- the ileS gene encoding isoleucine--tRNA ligase, which encodes MNEKEQKNPYQSTLNLPTTEFSIRANAHEKEPELLKRWKERGIVQKVVEKNKGKTKFVLHDGPPYANGHIHMGHALNKILKDIVCKSQRMIGKYVPFVVGWDCHGLPIELKVMKELETQAQENALHKSMVKQACREYASGWIAAQKEEFESLGVLSDQTTRYATMDPTYEASTVRALATFVKKGFIERKGKTVPWCASCKTVLATAEIEYQDRKDPSSYVLFPVPDELARMTFPFAFEKHKELEVNFLVWTTTPWTLPLNRALVINPTTEYVVLKEPTTNRAFIVAAQLADKICQMLTIEKQVVAEFDAVVFQDKRVYHPLIDHVTVPVLLDESILANEGTAVLHCAPGCGPDDYLLGIKNNLEIFSPVSDDGKYTFGIMPAELEGMPVADGQFWVLKALAQKGRLLHKTSLTHSYPHCWRCHNGLIFRATDQWFCDLQKNDLVSKALHELEYIEFIPAWGKQRLLSFVGNRTEWCISRQRQWGVPIPALLCGTCNWAYLDAEFIAKVADRVAHQGVEYWDWVTITDLLEEGLLKPDFACASCGNNDVSSFVKEEDILDVWFDSGASSYAVLAQDSNMLGFPADLYLEGSDQHRGWFQSSLLCAMVIEGKAPYKALLTHGFVVDEKKHKMSKSVGNVVAPNEVIKQYSRDILRLWVASADYQDDIVISEKVLKNMAEVYRKIRNTCRFLISNLYDFDASKDLVALESLLSLDQFALAQLHELNAKVQDAYAQYHFSSIVQLVNNYCANDLSAVYLDVIKDRLYCEKADGHPRRSAQTVMYHMLQVLVRLLAPIMSFTAEEIADHVGLDQDSVHLTDFAPCRDIWEELRPVDHLRVPLGQSRVESTVKMQGFWIMLHELRAAVLKAIEPLREQGVVKHSLEAKVTIHVTKIEGIRDLFNEFVQEHKSLEDVNKFFKDWLIVSHVEFVSSLGDCQSTDLNWLSLKVEHADGVKCPRCWHWCISTHDKQLCKRCELVLK
- a CDS encoding ankyrin repeat domain-containing protein — encoded protein: MNISKKIMFFLLLALVSGDALWAAQPQQMCFNHDEETFYLTNIGTLRDLLETKELNVNARDQAGRTLLIAAIEANSLDVIELLVANGVDIDLGIDCAEQPPLHCAIWNFHSGIVEFLLDHGTQHINYPDADGTLPLCTAAHGGRLINDIDDKTITPEDLQTYLPVCQEMIRLLVSRGADINGKNTPGETALHEAVTWGLPELAKTLIDLGADINAQDSKGKTPLDYAYERDNQEIISILTQPIHA